The Oscillospiraceae bacterium genome includes the window ACGCGAGCAAAAGCATCTCGCGTATACTGCCGAATTCCTTGACATTATATAGAGGATAATTTTTTTGCTTCATATTAATTCCTTTCAAAAGTCAATACTGTGATCATCGTTAGTTCTTACGCCACATCATGGTTATGAAAACCATTATAAGCAATTCAGACATTTATGTCAAGTGGGTTTTATAAGCTTTTAAATAATATTACCGGAATCTCGCTTTTTTTGATTTTCCTGATGCCTTGCGAGAAAGAACCAGCACAGAAACAAACAGTATTATAAAGGCAAACAAAATAATAAGGAGTATCAGAAAAGGTCGATCTTCAAAGAGCTTTTGAAGATCATCGGCGCCAATACGCGTATCCTTACCCGGTTCGGACTGATTATCGGATTTCCCGGGCTGCGCTATTCCGGAGGATATTGCCGGAACAGACATAGAATTCATTAAACGTGTTTCACCAAAGCACTTCCCGTTATAATATACATATAAATTTCCGATGGTTCCGGGAGCAAGGGGAGCAAGCAGCGTTTCAGGCATAGAATATACAAGCTCCGCTTCCTTATCAATCGGGAGTAATGCGTATACAGAATTCTCTGAAAAAATATCTATGCTGTCCGCGTTTCCGTTTCTTACACGTTCCGTTTTCAGCTTTTCGTTTTCTGTAATTATTTGGCGGTACGCAAAATGTGAAAACGCATATTCGTAAAGGCTTTTTGTATCGGCATATGTAAGATTTGCCTGTTCGCTTGAAACGGCAGGCTGGTCAAGATTCGCACCCATCAATACCAATATATATTTTTCCCCATCTTTTTCTGCCATAGACATAAGGCATCTGCCTGCCGCGGCGGTAAATCCGCTTTTTATTCCCTTCATATATTTATAATATTCATCGTTTTTATTAAGCAGCATCGAAATTGTATATTCAATTTTTCTTTCTTTTGTCTTATCGGTAGCGGGAATGGTATATTCCGGAGTAGAAATAATTTCATTGAAAAGAGGAAATTTTAAAGCATATTTTATAAAAAGGCTCATATCTGCAGGAGATGTATAATGATTGTCGTCATGCAAACCATGAGGATTCATGAAATTAGTATTTTCAGCTCCCAGTTCTTTCGCTTTTGCATTCATTTTTTCAACAAAATCCGATATTTTTCCGCCTCCGAAATAATAGGCCAGTAATGTGGCCGAATCGCATGCGCTCGGTAGCATCAACGAATAAAGCAGATCCTTTACAGTCAGAACTTCGCCTGCCTTCAATGCTATATTTGATCCTCCAACCTTATAGATTTCGTCAAATATACTTGTATCAGACGGAACAATTATCTTTTCTTCCGCCGGGTCTCCGCATTCTTCAAGCACAATAATCGCAGTCATGATTTTTGTAAGTGACGCAGGATACATTCTTCTGTCGGCATTTTTTGCGTATACAACAGTATCCGTGTTCAGATTCAACATATATGCCCCGCGTGAATATATTTCATAATCCGTAGGCACATACGCACCGTTATATTCCGCTCCGGCAGAAACGGAAATAGGCAATACGCAATTGACAAAATTAATAATTATGAATATAATCAGAACTATAGAGGTCGTTTTTTTATTCATCTGAATACCTTTCGCGACGCGGATATATGCGTCATAGGATTTTTAAATTAATATTATTGGTGTTAACAGGAGACAGCAATATGGAGTATTCTAAAAAAACGCTATATGAAATATTTCATGGCATTCACGAGCTTGTCTTTACTGATACCGGAATTTGGCCAGCGCGAATGACATTGCGTCAGCGTGAATATTTCACTTCAAAAAACGAAAGCTTCGCAATGCGCGCATACTGTGATTCAGGAATATATATGGATTTCTATACCGATGCCGAAAGAATATCCTTTGATTATACGTTCGGACTTGCGTACCGAAAGCAGGTCGCGTTTGATATATATGAAAATGACGTTCTTGTTTATTCATATATGTGCCGCGGTGAATCAAGCGGTCGGATAGAATATATTCCGAATTCAAAAAGCCCGAGAATAACAGTTTATTTTCCTTGCATAGCTCAGATCTTTGTTTCAAATCTTTCGCTTGGCTGTGTGTGTTCCGTTAAAAGAACAGGCAAAAAGCTGATGTTTTTAGGAGATTCCATCGCGCAGGGCGTCGATTGCGGGAGTCATCCTTCAATGAATCTGCCAAATTTATATTCACGCTTTGAAGACTGTGAATATATAAATCTCGCTGTCGGAAGTGCGATGTTCTGTCCGGATTTTATCGATCAAACATTGAATTTTGTCCCGGATGTGATTTTTGTCGCATACGGCGCAAACGACACCGCTCTTACCGTTTCCGATAATTTTGTCAGACAAAACACAGACAGGTTTTTTTCTGTTTTACGTGATACATATTCAGGAATACCCATCATCGCAATAAGCCCTATCTGGTATTACCGTGAAGCTCCGTTATGCGTGAATCCCTTTAAAAAGGAGGACACCGACAGGTGGGCATTGGTATATTCAGTTATTGAAAGCTGTTGTGAAAAATATGGTATAAAATATATATGCGGCAGAACACTTATGCCTCATTTGCAGGATTTTTACCGCACAGATGATCCTCATCCAACCGAAATCGGATTTTCATTATATGCTTCCGAGCTATACCGTGTCACAAAAAATTTTATTTTTACCTGATTCGGAATATCATCATATCCGCCCAATCATTCAGAAGCTCCTTATATTCTGAATCCTGAACAACCGTAAGCTTTTTACGCGCGGAAGCGATATATTCGCTTCCGCGTTTTTTCGCATATTCGATTCCGCCGGAATTTATAAGAATTGACACAGCTTTTTTTATATCGTCAGAACCGGCATTCCGGTTTCCGACAACCGATCTTAAAATCTGCTTATTATCTTCTGAAGCGTTATTATAACCATATCTCAATACAAGAGTATTCTTCCCTTCCCGGATATCTCCGCCTATGGGTTTCCCGAGTGTTTCTTCATCGGAGATTATGCCAAGCACATCATCCGCAAGCTGAAAAGCGACTCCGCAATCCTCAGCAAAGCCTCTTAGAGCTTCAGGGATCTCCGATGAATCATCTGACAAATCCAATCCGATAATCGCTCCGCATACAGCGGCATATCCGAAGAGCTCGCCGGTCTTTTTACGCATTATATCAATTATTTTATCTTCCGTAATGGTGAGCATTGAGTCAAGATTTTTTGTCACGATTCCAAAACGCGTGTCAAGCGCCTCGCCTTCCAGCAAGGAGCCCGTAAGCCTGTCTTCCATCAGAGTGACAAGCTTTAACTTAATCGTATCAGAAACGCCCTTCATTGAGCTAATGACCGATATGGCCGCCGCGTGAAGCGCGTCTCCGGAAAGTATTGCGTTTGCGGCACCGTATTTATCTGCATCTTCTCGTGAAATTACGCCTGAAATAAGCTCCGGCATCTCGTCAGATGTCGCTTTATGCACGCTGGGTCCTCCTCGGCGAACATTGTCGCCGTCTATGAGATCGTCATGTATAAGCGTCCAATTATGATAAAGCTCAACGGCACAAGCAGCGGGAAGAGCGCGCAAAACGGCATCGGCGCCGCCTGTCGCTCCGGCGCAAAGGGAAAGAATACCTGGGCGCAGCCTTTTTCCGCCGCGCTCAAAATACATTCCGACGCCTCGCTTAAGCTCGGGAGGAGCGATATACTTGAATTCCAATGACGAATAGTATTCATTTACCGCCGCGCTTGTTTTTTTCAGAAAATTATCAAATCTAGTCTTCATCGGTTTGATAAAAAATCCATGAAATCACATATCATTTTTCTTTGTCCGATTGACAAGGAAAGAAATTGTTCATAAAACAAATCGCCCTGTTTAATGGAGTTCGAGCTGACCGGCAGTCTTTTTTCATTTC containing:
- a CDS encoding D-alanyl-D-alanine carboxypeptidase family protein — translated: MNKKTTSIVLIIFIIINFVNCVLPISVSAGAEYNGAYVPTDYEIYSRGAYMLNLNTDTVVYAKNADRRMYPASLTKIMTAIIVLEECGDPAEEKIIVPSDTSIFDEIYKVGGSNIALKAGEVLTVKDLLYSLMLPSACDSATLLAYYFGGGKISDFVEKMNAKAKELGAENTNFMNPHGLHDDNHYTSPADMSLFIKYALKFPLFNEIISTPEYTIPATDKTKERKIEYTISMLLNKNDEYYKYMKGIKSGFTAAAGRCLMSMAEKDGEKYILVLMGANLDQPAVSSEQANLTYADTKSLYEYAFSHFAYRQIITENEKLKTERVRNGNADSIDIFSENSVYALLPIDKEAELVYSMPETLLAPLAPGTIGNLYVYYNGKCFGETRLMNSMSVPAISSGIAQPGKSDNQSEPGKDTRIGADDLQKLFEDRPFLILLIILFAFIILFVSVLVLSRKASGKSKKARFR
- a CDS encoding GDSL-type esterase/lipase family protein; this encodes MEYSKKTLYEIFHGIHELVFTDTGIWPARMTLRQREYFTSKNESFAMRAYCDSGIYMDFYTDAERISFDYTFGLAYRKQVAFDIYENDVLVYSYMCRGESSGRIEYIPNSKSPRITVYFPCIAQIFVSNLSLGCVCSVKRTGKKLMFLGDSIAQGVDCGSHPSMNLPNLYSRFEDCEYINLAVGSAMFCPDFIDQTLNFVPDVIFVAYGANDTALTVSDNFVRQNTDRFFSVLRDTYSGIPIIAISPIWYYREAPLCVNPFKKEDTDRWALVYSVIESCCEKYGIKYICGRTLMPHLQDFYRTDDPHPTEIGFSLYASELYRVTKNFIFT
- a CDS encoding polyprenyl synthetase family protein, which codes for MKTRFDNFLKKTSAAVNEYYSSLEFKYIAPPELKRGVGMYFERGGKRLRPGILSLCAGATGGADAVLRALPAACAVELYHNWTLIHDDLIDGDNVRRGGPSVHKATSDEMPELISGVISREDADKYGAANAILSGDALHAAAISVISSMKGVSDTIKLKLVTLMEDRLTGSLLEGEALDTRFGIVTKNLDSMLTITEDKIIDIMRKKTGELFGYAAVCGAIIGLDLSDDSSEIPEALRGFAEDCGVAFQLADDVLGIISDEETLGKPIGGDIREGKNTLVLRYGYNNASEDNKQILRSVVGNRNAGSDDIKKAVSILINSGGIEYAKKRGSEYIASARKKLTVVQDSEYKELLNDWADMMIFRIR